In a genomic window of Akkermansia massiliensis:
- a CDS encoding sialidase family protein, with translation MKNLLFALFAGSVCCCYAQQNAAPAPEPEIVATPPSDAGRGLIRVNSREIRHYSGTRKEPDYLVSKDNGKTWEMKAAPSGYPPNYGGIPKESPAIARNPVTREFIRVQPIGGFIFLSKGGLDGKWFAVTNDGKLEEDWKNPEKQKNLKKLGGIMRTPTFVNKGRRVIVPFHNMGGGTKFHISDDGGLTWRVSKNGVTSPKHEARPPHQGVRWFNNAVEATVLEMKDGTLWALARTSQDQAWQAFSKDFGETWSKPEPSRFFGTLTMNTLGRLDDGTIVSLWTNTMALPENATAGNGTWEDVFTNRDSHHIALSNDEGKTWYGFREIILDEHRNHPGYATLDGPEDRGKHQSEMVQLDKNRILISLGQHKNHRRLVIVDRRWVAAKTRSTQTGRDLDGQWTIHTYIPQKKGHCSYNRKPSAELVPDPSGGGKKVLQIKRLNDPELVNEKSNVDYQNGGATWNFPNGTTGLVKFRFRVADGDQADDSGLQVSLTDRLFNACDTTTKDYALFTFPIKLKPAPHLLLGMKKVPFAPGAWHEISILWQGPQAVVSLDGKKAGTLKMANQSPNGASYIHFISTGSKPDAGILLDTVNARVK, from the coding sequence ATGAAAAACCTGTTGTTTGCGTTGTTTGCCGGTTCCGTCTGCTGCTGTTATGCCCAGCAGAACGCCGCTCCCGCTCCGGAGCCTGAAATTGTCGCTACGCCGCCGTCCGATGCCGGGCGCGGCCTCATCCGCGTGAACTCCCGTGAAATCCGCCATTACTCCGGCACCCGCAAGGAACCGGACTACCTGGTCAGCAAGGACAACGGAAAGACCTGGGAAATGAAGGCGGCTCCGAGCGGTTACCCGCCCAACTACGGTGGCATTCCCAAGGAATCCCCGGCGATTGCGCGCAACCCCGTGACCAGGGAATTCATCCGCGTGCAGCCCATCGGAGGGTTCATCTTCCTCTCCAAGGGAGGCCTGGACGGCAAGTGGTTTGCGGTCACGAACGACGGCAAGCTGGAGGAAGACTGGAAAAATCCGGAGAAGCAGAAAAATCTGAAAAAACTGGGCGGCATCATGCGCACGCCCACCTTTGTCAACAAGGGCAGGAGGGTGATCGTGCCGTTCCATAACATGGGCGGCGGCACCAAGTTCCATATTTCCGACGACGGAGGCCTGACCTGGCGCGTGTCCAAAAATGGCGTTACCTCTCCCAAGCATGAAGCCAGGCCGCCCCACCAGGGCGTCAGGTGGTTCAACAATGCCGTGGAAGCCACAGTGCTGGAAATGAAGGACGGCACCCTGTGGGCGCTGGCCCGCACCTCCCAGGACCAGGCGTGGCAGGCTTTCTCCAAGGATTTCGGTGAAACATGGAGCAAGCCGGAGCCGTCCCGTTTCTTCGGAACCCTGACCATGAATACGCTGGGCCGCCTGGATGACGGAACCATCGTCTCCCTGTGGACGAACACGATGGCCCTGCCTGAAAACGCCACGGCAGGCAACGGCACGTGGGAGGACGTGTTCACCAACCGTGATTCCCACCACATTGCCCTTTCCAATGACGAGGGCAAGACCTGGTACGGATTCCGGGAAATCATTCTGGACGAACACCGCAACCATCCCGGCTATGCCACCCTGGACGGTCCGGAGGACCGCGGCAAGCACCAGAGTGAAATGGTGCAGCTTGACAAGAACCGCATCCTGATTTCCCTGGGGCAGCACAAAAACCACCGCCGCCTGGTCATTGTGGACCGCCGCTGGGTGGCTGCCAAAACGCGTTCCACGCAGACGGGCAGGGACCTGGACGGCCAGTGGACCATCCATACCTATATCCCCCAGAAAAAAGGCCATTGCAGCTATAACCGCAAACCCTCCGCTGAACTGGTGCCCGACCCCTCTGGAGGTGGAAAAAAAGTGCTGCAAATCAAACGCCTGAATGATCCAGAACTGGTTAATGAGAAATCCAATGTGGATTACCAGAACGGGGGCGCCACCTGGAACTTCCCGAACGGGACCACGGGGCTGGTCAAGTTCCGCTTCCGTGTGGCGGACGGGGACCAGGCGGACGATTCCGGCCTTCAGGTTTCCCTGACGGACCGCCTGTTCAATGCCTGTGATACCACCACGAAGGATTACGCCCTGTTCACCTTCCCCATCAAGCTGAAGCCCGCGCCCCATCTGCTGCTGGGCATGAAAAAAGTTCCTTTTGCGCCCGGCGCGTGGCATGAAATTTCCATTCTGTGGCAGGGGCCGCAGGCTGTGGTCTCCCTGGACGGGAAGAAGGCCGGAACGCTGAAAATGGCCAATCAATCTCCCAACGGAGCCAGTTACATCCATTTCATCAGCACCGGTTCCAAACCGGATGCCGGCATCCTGCTGGATACGGTGAACGCCCGGGTGAAATAA
- a CDS encoding ankyrin repeat domain-containing protein: MIHTTLRKKTLWFLGALSVFAALVAGSTIFWFLRNDPSPAEWKFNPIWTKAEREQILTAADFTAHRSPERFIFRGLSPNSRHIDWHMFSEVSMRQYMQDEIRERLQMIRNTAESADGRCSTSSHETLLHLAAGLGEVQLLGRLLQRNADPNLQIILPHQALPSIPGSEQGDTPLTYACQPGMDDTRPLPVHNRLSCLNLLIQNGADVDKPGPMGWPPLVMTCVAGIGGAPYEETALFLLKCGADISLQPELRGKKTSLLTWAAAAGYPLLVRKLCEAGYDPNFRGEMTPPLLSLNLNTPKTALQIAHTLLEYGADVNAAMPMNTAPPDSGGDTALLNLCRQLAFIDISHLPQIRELVNLFISEGADVNHQNAAGETALMLCCRDMLLGDDSLDRLKLGIARLLLDHQADPSLRDKYGRTVLQQIGNRSNDHLHMVLKNLPELNASPLPKKRGR, translated from the coding sequence ATGATACACACGACCTTAAGAAAGAAAACCCTCTGGTTTCTTGGAGCTTTGAGCGTTTTTGCGGCTCTTGTCGCAGGCTCCACCATTTTCTGGTTCCTCAGGAATGACCCTTCCCCCGCGGAATGGAAATTCAACCCTATCTGGACAAAAGCGGAAAGGGAGCAAATTCTTACCGCAGCGGATTTCACGGCGCACCGCAGCCCGGAGCGTTTCATTTTCCGCGGGCTTTCCCCCAATTCCCGCCATATTGACTGGCACATGTTTTCCGAGGTTTCCATGCGCCAGTACATGCAGGACGAAATCAGGGAAAGGCTCCAGATGATCCGGAATACGGCGGAGAGCGCGGACGGCCGCTGCAGCACCTCGTCCCACGAAACCCTGCTGCACCTGGCTGCGGGGCTCGGAGAGGTGCAATTGCTGGGCCGCCTTCTGCAGCGCAACGCGGACCCGAACCTCCAGATCATCCTGCCGCACCAGGCCCTTCCCTCCATCCCGGGGTCCGAACAGGGGGATACACCCCTGACTTATGCCTGCCAGCCCGGAATGGACGATACCAGACCCCTGCCGGTGCACAACAGGCTTTCCTGCCTTAACCTGCTGATCCAGAACGGCGCGGATGTGGATAAACCGGGCCCGATGGGCTGGCCTCCCCTCGTCATGACCTGCGTAGCCGGCATCGGAGGGGCGCCCTATGAGGAAACGGCTCTGTTTCTTCTGAAATGCGGGGCGGATATTTCCCTCCAGCCGGAATTGAGGGGTAAAAAAACCAGTCTGCTGACCTGGGCCGCCGCTGCCGGATACCCTCTTCTGGTCCGCAAGCTTTGCGAAGCCGGGTATGATCCCAATTTCCGCGGAGAGATGACCCCTCCCCTTCTTTCCCTGAACCTGAACACCCCGAAAACCGCGCTGCAAATCGCGCATACCCTGCTGGAGTACGGGGCGGACGTCAACGCGGCCATGCCCATGAACACGGCTCCGCCGGATTCCGGGGGAGACACGGCCCTGCTGAACCTGTGCCGCCAATTGGCTTTCATTGATATATCCCATCTCCCCCAAATCAGGGAACTGGTCAATCTTTTCATCAGCGAGGGGGCGGACGTCAACCATCAAAACGCAGCCGGGGAAACGGCCCTCATGCTGTGCTGCCGTGACATGCTGCTGGGGGACGATTCCCTTGACCGCCTGAAACTGGGCATTGCACGCCTGCTGCTGGACCACCAGGCAGACCCTTCCCTGCGTGACAAGTACGGGCGCACGGTCCTCCAGCAGATAGGCAACCGGTCAAACGACCATCTGCACATGGTCCTGAAGAACCTGCCGGAGTTAAACGCTTCACCGCTTCCGAAAAAGAGAGGCCGCTGA
- a CDS encoding Cof-type HAD-IIB family hydrolase: MDSVKLIASDMDGTLLNGKGELDPAFFSLFKKLEHRGIRFAAASGRQYDGLRRTFAPVADRMLFIAENGAYVASGSREWLVLDMDRETVAGLIAMIRRIEGTCIVLAGLDSAYIEDKQPEFVREARRYYTRCKEVDDLLDVQGDKLLKIAVYDFKGAKENSYPRLKHLEHGFQVAVSGEKWMDISRKGADKGAALELIQRKLGISPEETMVFGDQMNDAEMMRQARFSYAVANAVPEIRAMAAFEAPSNQENGVMQVLGKLLEVHAPQGGAGDC, from the coding sequence ATGGACTCCGTCAAACTTATTGCGTCCGATATGGATGGAACGCTGCTCAATGGAAAGGGAGAACTGGACCCTGCGTTTTTCTCCCTCTTTAAAAAACTTGAACACCGGGGCATCCGCTTTGCGGCGGCCAGCGGGCGCCAGTATGACGGACTGCGCCGGACCTTTGCCCCCGTGGCGGACCGGATGCTGTTCATTGCCGAAAACGGCGCCTATGTGGCGTCTGGTTCCAGAGAATGGCTGGTGCTGGACATGGACCGTGAAACGGTGGCCGGGCTGATTGCCATGATCAGGCGCATTGAAGGGACGTGCATTGTCCTTGCGGGCCTGGACTCCGCATATATTGAAGATAAACAGCCGGAATTCGTCCGGGAGGCCCGCCGGTATTACACCCGCTGCAAGGAGGTGGATGACCTGCTGGACGTGCAGGGGGACAAGCTGCTGAAAATAGCCGTATATGACTTCAAGGGAGCGAAGGAAAACAGTTATCCCCGCCTGAAGCATTTGGAGCATGGCTTCCAGGTGGCCGTCTCCGGAGAAAAATGGATGGACATCAGCCGGAAGGGGGCCGATAAGGGCGCCGCCCTGGAGCTGATTCAGCGGAAACTGGGCATTTCTCCGGAGGAAACGATGGTCTTTGGGGACCAGATGAATGATGCGGAAATGATGCGGCAGGCCCGGTTCAGCTATGCCGTGGCGAACGCCGTGCCGGAAATCCGTGCCATGGCCGCGTTTGAGGCCCCGTCCAATCAGGAAAACGGAGTCATGCAGGTGCTCGGAAAGTTGCTGGAGGTCCATGCTCCGCAGGGTGGGGCCGGGGACTGCTGA
- a CDS encoding MBL fold metallo-hydrolase produces MSLHSFLQSRLCRTFSLEKRAAQRFHSPEPIPHRSHWSIVKWMLTRRPRPYPSVAENARIPSFHVPVERGQWEAVMVNHATILIRLHGLNVLTDPVWSGRVSPVAWMGPKRKRPAGIAWEDLPQVDAVLVSHDHYDHFDAPTLKRLEERFHPVFLVPLGLRRLLLRPCGAQAQIRELDWWQSAALPSGDGETTVTFTPARHYSGRSPFHGDANRSLWGGFFLRAADGPGIYFAGDTARTRFFAEIRDRLGSPDLALLSIGSYLPEELMAGVHLSPRDAVRAFKTLRARQGMAFHFGTWQLADDGYQETLDDFREALRREGVEEASFIAADNGFTLPSNGEPSPQPLPSEPDTPPESQEGDPPA; encoded by the coding sequence ATGTCCCTGCATTCCTTCCTCCAGTCACGGCTCTGCCGCACATTTTCCTTAGAAAAACGGGCGGCGCAACGGTTCCACTCTCCGGAACCGATACCGCACCGCAGCCACTGGAGCATCGTCAAATGGATGCTCACGCGCCGTCCGCGCCCCTATCCGTCCGTGGCGGAAAACGCCCGTATTCCCTCCTTTCATGTTCCCGTGGAACGGGGGCAATGGGAGGCCGTCATGGTCAATCATGCCACCATCCTGATCCGGCTGCACGGCCTGAACGTGCTGACGGACCCCGTCTGGTCCGGCCGCGTGAGCCCCGTGGCATGGATGGGCCCCAAACGGAAGCGGCCCGCGGGTATCGCATGGGAGGATCTGCCGCAGGTGGACGCCGTACTGGTTTCACACGACCATTACGACCATTTTGACGCGCCCACCCTGAAAAGGCTGGAGGAACGCTTCCACCCCGTCTTTCTTGTTCCTCTGGGGCTGCGCCGCCTGCTTCTGCGCCCTTGCGGCGCACAGGCGCAGATCCGCGAGCTGGACTGGTGGCAGTCCGCCGCCCTGCCGTCCGGGGATGGGGAAACCACCGTCACCTTCACCCCCGCACGGCATTACAGCGGCCGCAGTCCATTCCACGGAGACGCCAACCGGTCCCTGTGGGGAGGCTTTTTCCTGCGCGCGGCGGACGGTCCGGGCATTTATTTTGCCGGAGATACGGCCCGGACACGCTTTTTCGCGGAAATACGGGACCGCCTCGGCTCTCCGGACCTGGCCCTTCTTTCCATCGGGTCCTATCTTCCGGAAGAACTCATGGCAGGCGTCCATCTGTCGCCGCGCGACGCAGTCCGGGCCTTTAAAACGCTGCGCGCCAGGCAGGGCATGGCCTTCCACTTCGGCACCTGGCAACTGGCGGACGACGGCTACCAGGAAACGCTGGACGATTTCCGGGAAGCCCTTCGCCGGGAAGGCGTGGAGGAAGCATCCTTCATTGCCGCGGACAACGGGTTTACGCTCCCATCAAATGGAGAACCCAGTCCCCAGCCGCTTCCATCAGAACCAGACACCCCGCCAGAATCCCAAGAAGGGGATCCTCCAGCTTGA
- a CDS encoding NADH-quinone oxidoreductase subunit A has protein sequence MNQEFFSVLVQVVAALGLAGIILLLSILMGKRSSVRKPADIPYECGMIPMGEGAPMFSVKFYMVAMLFVIFDLEVVFLYPWAVNFRDYVMMNPESFTAMCIFIGILLVAYLYALGKGALNWHHDPR, from the coding sequence ATGAATCAGGAATTCTTTTCAGTGCTTGTGCAAGTGGTGGCAGCCCTGGGGCTGGCCGGCATTATCTTGTTGCTCAGTATCTTGATGGGCAAGCGCTCCTCCGTGCGCAAGCCTGCGGACATTCCCTACGAATGCGGGATGATTCCCATGGGGGAAGGCGCTCCCATGTTCTCCGTGAAATTCTACATGGTGGCCATGCTCTTCGTCATTTTTGACCTGGAAGTGGTATTCCTCTATCCCTGGGCCGTCAACTTCCGGGACTATGTGATGATGAATCCGGAATCCTTCACGGCCATGTGCATCTTCATCGGCATTCTGCTGGTGGCCTACCTGTACGCGCTGGGCAAGGGGGCCCTGAACTGGCACCACGATCCCCGCTGA
- a CDS encoding MFS transporter, protein MNLPLPKTTQGVYRLSVSTFYFLQGLVFASWACRIPDIKNALGLNDADLGSVLFAVPVGQMSAMALSGYLVGRCGSRRILIAASIFYPAVLVYLGMASSFWELAAGLFFFGVAANLTNISVNTQGVGVERLYQCSIMARFHGLWSLAGFFGALLGAVMVDWKVSTEMHFIAIFLMCMVILAVFSPSLLPRDARRSSTQGGGMFRSMDAYVLVIGLIAFGSMVSEGTMFDWSGVYFESVVQPGPGLVQMGYVAFMSTMALGRFTADRMVMRFGPVRVLRASGILIASGLLVSVLFPMLWSATLGFLLVGFGTSSIVPLCYSMAGKSKKMIPSVALASVSTIGFLGFLLGPPVIGHIAHAFSLRWSFSLIALVGLGTAFIAPFLKKFR, encoded by the coding sequence ATGAATCTGCCTCTTCCCAAAACGACGCAGGGAGTCTACCGCCTGTCGGTCAGCACCTTCTATTTTCTCCAGGGCCTGGTATTCGCCAGTTGGGCGTGCCGTATTCCGGACATCAAGAATGCGCTGGGACTGAATGACGCCGACCTTGGCTCCGTGCTCTTTGCCGTTCCGGTGGGGCAAATGTCCGCCATGGCGCTGTCCGGCTATCTGGTGGGCCGTTGCGGCAGCCGGAGGATACTGATAGCGGCTTCCATCTTTTATCCCGCCGTGCTTGTGTATCTGGGCATGGCGTCCTCCTTCTGGGAACTGGCGGCGGGGCTGTTTTTCTTCGGGGTGGCCGCTAATTTGACGAATATCTCCGTCAACACGCAGGGCGTGGGAGTGGAGCGGCTGTACCAGTGCAGCATCATGGCCCGGTTCCATGGCTTGTGGAGCCTGGCGGGATTCTTCGGCGCCCTGCTGGGGGCGGTGATGGTGGACTGGAAGGTATCCACGGAAATGCACTTCATCGCCATTTTCCTGATGTGCATGGTCATTCTGGCCGTCTTTTCCCCCTCCCTCCTGCCGCGGGATGCACGCCGCTCCTCCACCCAGGGCGGAGGCATGTTCCGGAGCATGGATGCCTATGTCTTGGTGATCGGACTGATCGCCTTCGGAAGCATGGTGAGCGAGGGAACCATGTTTGACTGGAGCGGCGTGTACTTTGAAAGCGTGGTGCAGCCCGGTCCCGGACTGGTGCAGATGGGCTACGTGGCGTTCATGAGCACCATGGCCCTGGGACGCTTTACGGCGGACCGCATGGTGATGCGCTTCGGCCCCGTGCGCGTGCTGCGCGCCAGCGGCATTCTCATTGCCTCCGGGCTGCTGGTCTCCGTCCTGTTCCCCATGCTGTGGTCCGCCACGCTGGGCTTCCTGCTGGTGGGCTTCGGAACCTCCTCCATCGTTCCCCTTTGCTACAGCATGGCCGGAAAATCCAAAAAAATGATACCAAGCGTAGCCCTGGCCTCCGTCTCCACCATCGGCTTTCTGGGCTTCCTGCTGGGGCCTCCGGTCATCGGCCACATTGCCCATGCTTTCTCCCTCCGGTGGTCCTTCTCCCTCATTGCCCTGGTGGGGCTGGGCACGGCGTTCATCGCCCCCTTCCTGAAAAAGTTCAGGTAA
- a CDS encoding excinuclease ABC subunit UvrB, translating into MSSFELNSSFKPSGDQEQAIGKLLKSLEAGNKHQGLLGVTGSGKTFTMANLIARMNRPTLVISHNKTLAAQLHSELKSFFPNNAVDYYVSYFDYYQPEAYIASSDTYIEKDSAINDELDRLSLNAMNSLMTRRDVIVVASVSCIYGLSTPEDYRNLTLRIREGDIMDRDVFLRQLVERLFERQDFDFTRGTFRVRGEVVEVFPAYSEGEAIRVEFFGDEVERVSLIDSTSGRVRERLGSYTFFPAKQYVAAPEKRAAALKAIRAELEDRVGWFEKHGRLLEAQRLKLRTDYDLELIEELGFCKGIENYSRHLSGRLPGSSPSTLLDFFPKDSLTLIDESHVAVPQLGGMYEGDRSRKNILVEHGFRLPSALDNRPLKFHEFMERQNQIVYASATPGPFELVNCRADNKTYIPVRRAARSGEKAPEGFKGILFTSPKDIRVTPSPSTEPVEKFDPTKRSTPLIVEQIIRPTGLLEPKITIRPLKGQIDETIALCNERVAKNERVLVTTLTKKTAEDLTEYLKGVGLKVSYIHADVDAIERVEILRALRARRIDVLVGINLLREGLDLPEVSLVCILDADKEGFLRNETSLVQTAGRAARHLNGECVLFADVMTDSIKRLIELTDYRRGIQEKYNLEHGIVPQTVSRSEQGQLKLYAEEDEESFRVTEDEAGYGLEERIARLEAEMKEAASHLEFERAALIRDEIRQMREGGKKEQGIP; encoded by the coding sequence ATGTCGTCTTTTGAATTAAATTCCTCCTTCAAGCCCTCCGGGGACCAGGAGCAGGCCATCGGCAAGCTGCTCAAGTCTCTGGAGGCGGGCAACAAGCACCAGGGCCTGCTGGGGGTGACCGGGAGCGGCAAGACGTTCACGATGGCGAATCTGATCGCCCGGATGAACAGGCCCACGCTGGTGATTTCCCACAACAAGACGCTCGCCGCGCAGCTTCACTCGGAGCTGAAAAGCTTTTTCCCGAATAACGCGGTGGATTACTACGTTTCCTATTTCGACTATTACCAGCCGGAGGCGTACATCGCCAGTTCCGACACTTATATCGAGAAGGATTCCGCCATCAATGACGAGCTGGACCGCCTGAGCCTGAACGCCATGAATTCCCTGATGACGCGCCGGGACGTGATTGTGGTGGCGTCCGTCTCCTGCATTTACGGCCTGTCCACCCCGGAAGATTACCGTAACCTGACCCTGCGCATTCGTGAGGGAGACATCATGGACCGGGACGTGTTCCTCCGGCAGCTGGTGGAACGCCTGTTTGAGCGGCAGGATTTTGATTTTACCCGCGGCACGTTCCGCGTGCGCGGGGAGGTGGTGGAGGTGTTTCCCGCCTATTCGGAAGGGGAGGCGATCCGCGTGGAGTTTTTCGGAGACGAGGTGGAACGGGTTTCCCTGATTGATTCCACCTCCGGCCGCGTGCGGGAACGGCTGGGGAGTTACACCTTTTTCCCGGCCAAGCAGTACGTGGCCGCTCCGGAAAAACGGGCCGCGGCGCTTAAGGCCATCCGGGCGGAGCTGGAGGACCGCGTGGGATGGTTTGAGAAGCATGGGCGTCTTTTGGAAGCGCAGCGCCTGAAACTGCGTACGGATTACGATCTGGAGCTGATTGAAGAACTGGGCTTCTGCAAGGGGATTGAGAATTATTCCCGCCATCTTTCCGGCCGCCTGCCGGGCAGTTCCCCCTCCACGCTGCTGGATTTCTTCCCCAAGGATTCCCTGACCCTGATTGATGAAAGCCATGTGGCCGTGCCCCAGCTGGGCGGCATGTACGAGGGGGACCGCAGCCGCAAGAATATTCTGGTGGAGCATGGCTTCCGCCTGCCCAGCGCGCTGGACAACAGGCCGTTGAAATTCCATGAGTTCATGGAGAGGCAGAACCAGATCGTGTACGCCTCCGCTACGCCGGGGCCGTTTGAGCTGGTGAACTGCCGTGCGGACAACAAGACTTATATTCCCGTGCGCCGTGCCGCCAGGTCCGGGGAAAAGGCGCCGGAAGGCTTCAAGGGGATTCTGTTCACTTCCCCCAAGGATATCCGCGTCACTCCCAGCCCGTCTACGGAACCGGTGGAGAAGTTTGATCCCACGAAGCGTTCCACACCCCTGATTGTGGAGCAGATTATCCGTCCCACCGGCCTGCTGGAGCCGAAGATCACCATCCGTCCCCTGAAAGGGCAGATTGACGAGACGATTGCCCTGTGCAACGAGCGCGTTGCCAAGAATGAACGCGTGCTGGTCACGACGCTGACCAAGAAGACGGCGGAAGACCTGACGGAGTACCTGAAGGGGGTGGGGCTGAAGGTTTCCTACATTCATGCGGATGTGGACGCGATTGAGCGCGTGGAGATTCTGCGCGCCCTGCGTGCCCGGAGGATAGACGTTCTGGTGGGCATCAACCTGCTCAGGGAGGGGCTGGATTTGCCGGAAGTCTCCCTGGTGTGCATTCTGGATGCGGACAAGGAAGGTTTCCTGCGCAATGAAACGTCCCTGGTGCAGACGGCGGGCCGCGCCGCGCGCCATTTGAACGGGGAGTGCGTCCTGTTTGCGGATGTAATGACGGATTCCATCAAGCGGCTGATTGAGCTGACGGATTACCGCCGGGGCATTCAGGAGAAGTACAACCTGGAGCACGGCATTGTTCCCCAGACGGTGAGCCGGTCCGAACAGGGGCAGTTGAAACTGTATGCGGAAGAGGATGAAGAGTCCTTCCGCGTGACGGAGGACGAGGCCGGGTACGGGCTGGAAGAGCGCATTGCCAGGTTGGAGGCGGAAATGAAGGAGGCGGCCTCCCATCTGGAATTTGAACGCGCCGCCCTGATCCGGGATGAAATCAGGCAAATGCGCGAAGGCGGTAAAAAAGAGCAGGGCATTCCTTGA
- the rpmI gene encoding 50S ribosomal protein L35 — MTRKGGINKTRKAVAKRFKVTGTGKVLRRKQGKRHILQKKSSKRKRQLGKVALVDETQVWAVKQNLPFA, encoded by the coding sequence ATGACCCGCAAAGGTGGTATCAATAAAACTCGCAAGGCAGTCGCCAAGCGTTTCAAGGTTACCGGCACGGGCAAGGTACTGCGCCGTAAACAGGGTAAGCGCCACATCCTCCAGAAGAAATCCAGCAAGCGCAAGCGTCAGCTTGGCAAGGTGGCTCTGGTGGACGAAACGCAAGTCTGGGCAGTCAAGCAGAACCTGCCTTTCGCCTAA
- the rplT gene encoding 50S ribosomal protein L20 produces MPRATNGPASRKRRKRILLRAKGFRGFRSKLFRYAKDAVYKAWQYEYRDRKRRKGQFRRLWIARISAAVRDRGLTYSRFMEGLKAANVDLDRKVLADLAVSDEKAFDAIFAQAKKAIEAKDGAALRA; encoded by the coding sequence ATGCCACGTGCCACTAATGGACCGGCCTCTCGCAAGCGCCGTAAGCGCATTCTCTTGCGTGCCAAGGGTTTCCGCGGTTTCCGCAGCAAACTCTTCCGCTACGCCAAGGATGCTGTTTACAAGGCTTGGCAGTATGAATACCGCGACCGCAAGAGACGCAAGGGACAATTCCGCCGTCTCTGGATCGCCCGTATTTCCGCTGCCGTCCGCGACCGCGGTCTGACCTATTCCCGCTTTATGGAAGGCCTGAAAGCCGCCAACGTTGATCTGGACCGCAAGGTTCTTGCCGACCTGGCCGTCTCCGACGAAAAGGCTTTTGACGCCATCTTCGCCCAAGCGAAGAAAGCCATTGAAGCCAAGGATGGTGCCGCTCTCCGCGCCTAA
- a CDS encoding thioredoxin-like domain-containing protein, with amino-acid sequence MIVSKFLMTGIPAAALIACTPFLHAAPQEEADIPSMTRTWTNKETGATFQARLAGLNSVNAIMQNVFTKKKIPFPLKKLSREDLDWIDFHKELVGKTDAELAKMVIPKGVLGKQLKGLTYREKDGKFVKMDGKWNARYFILYYSASWCGPCRASLPRNLEVYRDKIAPRKDLEVVLCSMDHALEGAQKWAVSNKMPWPVFLFGYLDNLSKESPLIRKNYPGPIPSLVLVDANGNKIASGSMDGLVRKVEELASAEKEKEATAESE; translated from the coding sequence ATGATTGTCTCCAAGTTTCTCATGACGGGCATTCCGGCAGCCGCATTGATAGCCTGTACGCCCTTTCTTCACGCCGCGCCTCAGGAAGAAGCGGACATCCCCTCCATGACCCGGACCTGGACGAACAAGGAAACGGGCGCCACCTTCCAGGCTAGGCTGGCCGGCTTGAACAGCGTCAACGCGATCATGCAGAACGTCTTCACGAAAAAGAAAATCCCCTTTCCCCTCAAAAAACTTTCCAGGGAGGACCTGGACTGGATTGACTTCCACAAGGAGCTGGTCGGCAAGACGGATGCAGAGCTGGCTAAAATGGTCATCCCGAAAGGAGTCCTGGGCAAACAGCTGAAAGGGCTGACCTACCGGGAAAAGGACGGCAAGTTCGTCAAAATGGACGGCAAATGGAACGCCAGGTATTTTATCCTGTATTATTCCGCGAGCTGGTGCGGCCCGTGCAGGGCCTCCCTTCCGCGCAACCTGGAGGTGTACCGGGATAAAATCGCTCCCCGCAAGGATCTGGAAGTAGTCCTGTGCAGCATGGACCATGCGCTGGAAGGCGCCCAGAAATGGGCCGTTTCCAATAAGATGCCGTGGCCGGTCTTCCTGTTCGGCTACCTGGACAACCTTTCCAAGGAAAGCCCTCTGATCCGCAAGAATTATCCCGGTCCCATCCCCTCCCTGGTGCTGGTGGACGCCAACGGGAACAAAATCGCTTCCGGCAGCATGGATGGACTGGTGCGGAAGGTGGAGGAGCTGGCCAGCGCGGAAAAGGAAAAGGAGGCAACGGCCGAATCCGAATAA